The genomic window TAACTATTTTATGCTCAAGTAAACAAGGAGTGTTATGAATTATTGCAGGGATAGGCTCACTTCAGCCTtgttccttctcccctccctttaaAATTAAGTCCTGTGACCCACtaatgtattttgtgtggtttGATCCTGAGTCTTGGTTAGGAACTGcttggctggatcagaccaagggcaaCCTAGTCATGTATTCTTTGCAAGAATCCAGACAGTCAAGGTGTTGGGTAGCCCACTGTAAACAGTATCTTCCTCTGCGTGTTTTGTGACATAATTTATTTTCTTGTATCTTCCAGCCCTGTGTGTATGAACTAATAAGACTGCCTAGTTTTGCCAGTTTGCCTATTATCTTTGAGGACTTCGCAAAAGATTCTGGAGCTATCTATAGTGGTATGTCATTTAAGGCTCTGTTCCCACAGGTTTTTAATCAGTAGTTGATTAAGTAAATGTGATCAAGAAATGCTTGGGCTGTACTGTATTAATGCAAAATCTAATGCAGATGTAAGACCTTAAAAGTGGAAGTTAGAAAGTGCTTGACAAAATTTCTCATTAAAACATTCAGCAGTGTGGAAGCTATAACAGCCCAGCATTCCACAGTAAATCTCACAACCTTAGAGATGAGCTGAACATAACTATTTCATAATTCAGGcacccaaactctgccctccagctgtttggggactaaaattcccatcaaccctgaccactggtcctgttagctagggatgatgggagttgaattcccaaaacagctggagggctgagtttggaaATGCCTGTCATAACTGAACCCACAGGAACTCCATTTCAGTCTTTGCCACTGACCATCTCAGAAATGAAGTCAAGCTTGTTCATGAGTGGAATCTGAATGCCCTGCTGGAGAGCCCTCTAGTGGTCCTTAATGTTGTAGCAGGCAGAATGTAAGATTCACTGTGTTCTATACCCTCAGCATGCTCTTGCACACAATTGTGCAACATTTTCAAAGATTAATAGGAAAATTTCATTCTATTTGTATCAAACACTAAGGAGAGGGGAAGACAAGCACAAGAGTCACTGTGGCTCACATGCAATAATCTAAATCATAGTCTGAGCCTGGCCAATGTTATAGATATCCCTATAATTGCTTGGTTTTTAATGAGTTTTATAAGTCACAAAGGACAATAAAAATGGTTTGCAAGAGATTGGGGGAAAATCAACTTATTAATAAGATGAAATTAAATCGATAAACAGCAGTAAAGTGTATAGTTTTTCTTAAGTGTCAGAGAAATGGAGGTTGTACCGGTAGTATGTAAATTAAGACATGAATATTTTCCCCCAATACAGCCAGCAAAGCAGATGCAGTGCATGTTGTATTGGACAGACACCTTGTCACTGGACAGAATGAAAATTCTACAGTTGCAGCTGTCCAGAACCTTGTTTTTCTTTGCAATGGCAGGTAAGAAAAGGTGGGGGAAGTTTCAGTAAAATTTTGTGCCACTGCAGACATAGCCCTTCAGTTCTGGAGTACTCTAGCTAATGTGTGTATGTTTGAGAGGGGGAGACTAGTTTTATATTAAGAATTAAAATTATTTGGTTACAGCTAGCCAAACTCAAATCTTTTTATTCAaagaaaaaatgaatatatattaaAGGCTAATGGGGTAGCAGTACATacagcttcattttttaaaattacttgcTCAATTATGGATAAGTAGATGAAGCAGATCTCTATGATGCTTAGCTGCTTGGTTTTTTTCTAGCAAGTTATCACTGTAGTTTAGATGTGAGCTGTTTACAGTGATCTAACTATTAGGTCCTCCTTTCATTCAGCAGAAAATGATGGTGTAAATGGGATGAATACAGAAGAAGTCTTCGACTTTGAGAAATGGAAAGGAGAACACTGCACATTTGCAATCTTAATTGAACTGttttcctgctttttttaaaaaaaattgttccatcTTGTGTTAATACAGATTCTAAAAAGTCTGGTTAAAAATTAACATGAAAAAACATCATTTGCAGCTTTGTCAACAGCTAAATACCTGAATAAGATAATTTCGAAACTATTACTTTGTTAGTTATCCATGTGTCCAAATCCTCATCCTTGTGCAGGACTATATGGTATTAGTTTACTTTGTATTGTTATGTTATCATTAATTGCCACAACTGTAAAGTATTTGTTAGACTTTCACCTAGGAGTTTTGAGTTTGGTTGCAGGTGCTAAAAAGACTGCTGTATTGAGATTACCTGAAAGTTAAAATAAGCTTCAGTTCAGTAAGCTACAAAAATTATTCTAGATAATGTCAACTAATCTTTTTTTGTAAGGCAAAGACCATGAGGATTCTATAAAGTGGAAATACAACAACTGAATGGGGCTGTGGTATGTGTGCTGGTTGGTTcgcttaaaaaaaatttttttagtttttttgtaCCACCCATGATTGTACAAGTCCATTTTTAATGACCACAGAAGAAAGTTAGAGAAGCTGTTTAAGTTGgactcaataaaaataatttcaccCTCTTAAAAGTTTGTAGAGTAAGGACTTTTGGCTGTAGCTGATCAGAATTGTAATAGgcaacatctagaaggctccAAATTGGTAAAGGCTGGTTTGAAGTAATATGTAATATAGCACTTTCACAAAATGATTAGGCAAATGGTCCTCTTAGTTGCTAGTAGCAACTTGgccatttttttttatgaaatcaATTTTAATTTACCTGTTAAGGCTGGCTTAGGTATTGTAAACAATGTATAAGGACTACAGGGCAGATTTCCAGTCATACATATTCTGGCACCATACCAAGCCACCATTTGAATTTCCAAACATGAAGTTTACACTACAGCTACCCAAGTGCTGCACTCCCAAGAGACCAAACTCTTGTCAAATCAGACATCAAATCATGATTAGTTTGCAAGTCTCACTTCAAACCATAATTGGAGATCCTTAATCATTGTTTGGTCAGATGCTTATTAAAGTTCATTTGGTACAGCTAGGTTAGTAATCATAATTGTATGTAAGAAAACAAACATCTTGCTTAGTGCTATGAACCCCATCCATAGGCATAAAGTCCAGATATTTTGATGAGAATTCTTCAACACACTTCCTGCATTACAGTAAGCATAGACAATATCAACTTATCCTTTCTACGAAGTAGAATGAAACATCATACCTATTACTTAGAACAAATAAGTGAAAGCATTGTTGTACCACAATACTTTTATTATTACCACTACCACCATCATTTTGAAGGGAAACCCTTCCAGTCAATTGGTCCTTTAGTCATCTGCAACTTCCCCCCACAGCAGTATCAATTTTGATATACAAAAGTGCCAAACATACTGAGAATATGTTAACTTTGCAAAATCATATAAAAAGCCTGGAATACAGAAAATCCATTCATAAGCAGCTTGTACAGCCATACAGCTTCCAAGAAGTTTGGCATGCCTACTTTCCATTTGCAGCATTGAACATTCGTTCCTAAGAGAAGAAAAAATTCAAGCATTTAAAAGGAGGCAAATCATATGAAACATCCAGAAAATAGTTTCACGTGTCAGTTTTCAACTTGTATAACTGAAAAACAGTATGGATTaggctttaaaacaggggtccccaaactaagctCCAGGGGCCGGAGGCAGCCCAATCTCCTCctaaatgtggcccgcagacggtccgggaatctgcatgattttacatgagtagaatgtgtgcttttatttaaaatgcacctctgggttatttgtggggcataggaattcgttcatatttttttttccaaaatacagtccggccccccacaaggtctgggggacagtggaccggccccctgctgctgacccctgctttaatagATCTCGTCAATTTAATACTGATTTTATGAACATTTTACACTGCTTTATATAATAAAAACCTAATCTGTTTACTAAAAAAAATCCTAAAggcaagagaaagcaaagcactgtttaaattcagtacagtggtgcctcgcaagacgaaattaatttgttccgcgagtcgtttcatattgcgaaaaattcgtcttgcgaagcacgaccataggaatgcataggaatttaattcccataggaatgcattgaaattttcgtcttgcgaagcacaaccatagaaaaattcgccttgcgagtcaccctttcgttagcgaatgcctttcgtctagagtttttcgttgtgcgaggcattcgtcttgcgaggtaccactgtattctatatGGATATTGACAGTTCTAAACAATAATGTTAATCTCTAATATCCAGTTAGTCTTGTGAAATTAACATGTTTTAAGTTTTAATCTTCTCCATTGGGGAACAGTTAGAAATGAAACTGAAACAGAAGCTGCAAATACTCCAAATCCTTATATGACCTAATGTATAGCAGACTGTAAGAAGATAAAACCCTCTTAAATAATGTTACCTTTATCATCTGCTCCAATTTAACTGCATCAGCAGCAAACTTTCTGATTCCATCAGACAACTTCTCCACAGCCATTTGGTCTTCATTATGGAGCCAACGGAATGTCTTTTCATCCAGATGGATCTTCTCCAGGTCAGATGCCTGAGCTGAAATGAAGAATGCACAAAGCTACTGAATCTTAGAAATCTAGCAGGCTACTTGGATAGAACAACTCTTAATGGGGGCGGAGTCCTTTTCGCAAAATCATCCCATCACTAATGCTAAGACAGCAATTGCTGCTGCTCAACTTTGTACAGCGGCCACAGCAAATGTTTATTCTGAACTCTTACAGAAATCAACCAGCTGTATAGAGTtcatggtatgtatttttgtgtttttatattgcaaaccaccctgtgatcttcagatgaagtgcAATatagaaaatattattattactaataagaATCATCATAATATCTGTGTTGTGCTTTAAGCTCCACAGTAGGTTGCTGTACTCTGGTTCAGCAACCTAAGTACAAGAGCAAACATGCTGATCTAAAAACTATTTTGGGTATTTGATTTATCAAAAAATGAGCTGACAACAGTGCTTCTCTAAAGTTACACACAAGGTCAGAGTCTTTAGATATATTTACTCCAACTCCTTATCCAGAGAATACACTTGTTCAACCAGAGAAAGTTTAGAATAAAagattacaaaaaaaacacattctccATGTCAGCTCTGGGGACTATTAGGTTACAATCCCTGATGCCAGATTCTACATGGAGCCACAGCCCCTTAAAATGCTTTCAAGATATATATGGTGATAACAGGGTAAAACAATTaaggtacagtagtacctctggttacgtaaagtTCAggatgcgaaagcggcaaacctggaCGTATTTGACCGGCTTTTGccgtgtgcgcatgcgcaaagcggtCCTCAGGCTATGGAAACCTCGGGGTCCgactggacctccggaacggatcccgtctgcaaccagaggtaccactgtattccttaaGTAGAAGTCAACCCTTAAACACATGGAGGACATTGTAATGAACAGCTGTCAGATTGTCATCCTAGTTAATCATCCTTAGTAAAATAATTTGCAAGACTATCACACACAATATATAAAAGAAGACAACCTACCATCTTTGACACTGAGCATCGGGATTAGCTTGCTGCTATCTTTACTGAGCTCTCCCAGAAGCTTCGGTGAAATGGTGAGAAAGTCACAACCAGTCAGTGCTTTGATTTCTCCGGTGTTTCGAAATGAAGCTCCCATCACAATAGTTTTATAGCCAAACTTTTTGTAGTAATGGTAGATTTTAGTGACACTTTTCACACCTATAAAAGAATATGGAataggttggtttttttaaaaaaaagaatactatGCAAAATTGCTTAACCTTGAAGAAACTCTCAGACCtcaactctttaaaaaacaacacttccTCTTAAAAAACTAAGCATTTGGGCTTGATTGTGTTAAAATATTAATATGTTTGTCACAGACAATCTATTACCTGGGTCTTCTGATGGCTCGTATGTCTTCTTGTCTGTATTTGCTACATGCCAATCCAGAATACGCCCAACAAAAGGAGAAATGAGGGTGACTCCTGCTTCTGCACAGGCAACAGCCTGAGCAAAGGAAAACAGCAAGGTCAAGTTGCAGTGGATCCCATGCTGCTCTTCAAGAACCCTGTTAAAAGATACAGCCTTAGAACAGAATTACTCCCCCCACTAACTATAATTATACTGCTGGAAAAAAGGAATAAGCAATTTACTACATATATACATTTTCAGGTTACTAACTTTTAGAAATTAATGATTTGTCAGTATGTACCCCACAAAAAACCACCTCCAGCTCTGAAAATCTAGTTTCATATCAGAAACTGAATTACAGGTGTTTCAGTCTGGATGGGAGCAGGCACCTGAAAATAAGAGGCGATTGCTTAGTATTAGATTATATTGCATCTATACTACATTAACGCATAAGGTACAAACTTACTTGGCAGCCTGAATGCCTTCCCATGTTGATGACAGCTTGATGAGGATGCGATCTTTACTAATTCCTGCTTCTTTATAAAGATCTATGAAGTGTCTGGCCTTCTTCACCATGCCTTCCTTGTCAAAAGACAACCTTTAaaccaaaggattttttttaaatgtgcaagcATTcatctttgtgggttttttgttagTTTATAGTATTTCTCTGTTAATCATGGGTAGTAGCTCAGTAGGTAGAAAATCATTTGGCATTAATGTGTTTAAGCTTGAAGTGTTACAAATCTATTGGTTTGTATttattttagtatatgtgctgccaaaGTGAGCACTATTGGTTTGTATTTATGTGGAGAGGAGACCTAGGCACATAACTGGACTTGTGACCGGGTTgttaacagttttattattttggaaaaagaaaaaagggtgcCTCTTTGAATTTTCTGGGATTTCTTCTGTCCAGCTAAACAGAACTTTTAACACAAAGTATTGAGCAGAATAATTTGTCAAGTCAGCACTTTCCCTTATGTGACGATGTCTATTTCGCTGTTTATACCCATTTTAGGGGCAGATCTTTCCAATGTGTGTACTCATGGCAATATGGTGTGCAGGCACCTTTCTACTAATTCtatgatgtatgtatgcatgtattaaATTACACCCTCCCTTTCCTAAAAATAAAGTGGCTAgcataataaaagcaaaacaaaaaattaaacacattCTATAAAAGTAATAGCATAAATAACACCACCAACATAATTAACAAACATCTTAGGACGGGGCTGGCAAGCATCTTATTCATAAAGGCCTTTCTTAAAAAACATCTCCAAGATCTTCACCAGACGACGTAAGATCATAGTGGTGATGAAGGCATGAGCAAGAACTCCAGAGCTTAGGCAtgattaccgagaaggccctcctccCAACACGGAATTATGCCAAGATTGATGCCACAAGAGGGCCTCAGCATGGATGAGCAGCCGGGTTCCTTTATTTTAAGGCAGAGACCTAGAAGGCAATTCAGGAGAGACACACCTTGCATCTACCTCTGTGGACACACGGCCAGGTATCCTCTTCAGTATTTCTGCCCCAAACAATATAAAAAGCTTGTCACAAGCATTTTTAACTTGGTCATCTTCTGACCTGGAAATAAATAATcacaaaagagaaaaatgaataTCCAGGAAAAATAATGATTATGTGATGATAAtgtcctaaaaaaataaaaataatggccaCAGCTCAATTGGGAATGGCTAATTGTTTGCACTATGGTTTGGTCTTGGTTTCTGATAGCCATAACCTTTACTTGGAGGGAGATGACATGTTGTTAAATTACAATACAGGAGGGCCAGAAGAAAACACACAATGGTACCATCATGAGGGGTCATAGCTGCCAAGTCTGAATATGAATACACTTACCCACCAAGTTTCCTCCCATATGCAATAGCATCTTCCACCAATTGCTGGTAGGATGGCATCTGGGCTGCAGCAAATATTAGGGAAGGGTTGGTGGTGGCATCCAGAGGCTTGTACTCCTCAATAGCTATGGGGACAAAAGCAATCAGAAAAAAACCTGGTTGGCTAGCATgacaataatttattttaaagatgggataaaggtaaaggtacccctgaccattaggtccagtcgcggacaactctggggttgcacgctcatctcgctttactggccaagggagccagcgtttgtccgcagacagcttccgggtcatgtggccagcagagcagtgcacagaaatgccgtttatcttcccgccagagcggtacctatttatctatttgcattttgacgtgctttcgaactgctaggatggcaggagctggaactcagcaacaggaactcatcccatcacggggattcgaaccgccgaccttctgatcggcaagccctaggctgtgtggtttagaccacagtgccacccacgtcccttaaagATGGGATAGGGTGGAGTAAACGTAGCTAATTTGCTATTCCAGAAGCATAATATTGTTAATAACAATTAAGCAGATGCCAAGTTTGGGAACCAATTAGTCAGATTGCTGTACACAGTGTGACTGAACACCACAATGACTAAGAATTGGAAGCCTAGTTCTCAAATGGCAAACCTGAGCTGTACCACTTTTAGACTGCAGGTAGGGCATCATATGCCAGAATGTTTCTCCGTACAAAAAACATAGCATGACTTCAAATTCTATGCCTTGTTCAGGACAGTTTGGCATACCAGTTTAAAGGCACAACCCTGACCCCCAAATACACAGCTAGAATAAGTTAGGATGTGGTGTATCTCCCTATGCCCCAGCTGAGCTGGTGTAAATAATTCACTTTGGTGTAGATACTTGCACCAGGCAGAGGGAAAGCCCTGCTAGCATAGGTTATGACAATATCAAAGACAATAGTGAGATGTGTGTCAAGGGCACAGAATGGACAAGGGAAGAGGAATGGACAAGGTTCTGTTGCTCCATCCCTTCAGTGGTCCTGCCCACagggagctgtggtctaaaccactgcgcctcttgggcttgctgatccaaaggttggcagttcgaatccacatgacgggatgagctcccactACTCTGTCCCGgttcctgccagcctagcagttcaaaagcacaccagtgcaagtagataaataagtaccactgcagcgggaaggtaaacggcatttccgtgcattctggcttctgtcatggtcctccgtgcaccagtagtggtttagtcatgctggccacatgacccggaaagctgtctgtggacaaacgccgtctctCGGCTTGAAAGCGACATGAGCGCtgtaccccatagttgcctttgactggacttaactgtccttttTACCTTACCTGCCCATAGAACTCATGCAATTTACACTACTAAAGATGCAGGTATAACAAACTTCATGTTCGTCACATAGGAATCAATGtaaggaaagaaaatgaaggtTTGTACTGTTTCCCCACCATCTTGCCTCCCCCTAGCAAGAACCAGTTAACTTACATAAGAGATACAGCCAGTATATCTGATGTGTGTCATTACCTACAGTACTTGGTTAGGTCTGTTCTTCCCAACTGGCATCTATGGAATTATTAGTTTTAGCACAATTTTGTTAATAATAAGCATTTGTTCAGAACACAGAGAAAGCAGTTGGGCTAGTGCTTATTTTTCTCCCAAGCATTTGGATTGGATATGAACATCCTTGAGAATCAAAATTAAGACCAACAATGAAGAAGTCAAGTTATGCAAACTACTCAATGTATGAATTTCCTTATTTTTGAAGAATGAGGAAGTATTACTTCCTTCATCTCTTTCCCTGCCTTAATACTGCATGCCATTTCCCCTTTTCTGTAATATTTTATCACTCACAAATCCAGAATTCTGGCTTTATACTGCATAGTATTATGCACATTATAGTGTAATCCATCAGACATGTGAATTTAGAATCTAAATGCTTGATCCAACTTCTTAGATCAAGGAACAAACATGCTTACTCATTGCAAGCTAAAGTAAACAATGTTCCACCCACTATTCATACCTCTTTGTAGCATTTCAGTTTTATTTCAGACAATAGTTACGCAGCACAACACCCAAGATTAACAAAGCACAGTTGAACTTTGATTTTTGAAGAGATAATCCATTTTAAAGCATAAAGGTCTAATAGTTTAGATATGGAACAACTTCAGTCTTGTGCAGTTAATGATCTGATTTACCTCACACTAAGTCAGAGGTCACCAACATTTTTTTGActagtgggcacattttgaatttggaGTGTGCGCTGGAGAGTCACAAAATGTCTGCCATGAAGGCAGCATGGCATAAAAGAGATAACACCCCCTACAACCTAATGCTTACCAggggaagtcagctatgtcctgctggtcctgattatgaatctctctctgacacacagaGTTGCTGTCTATTAACAGGAAAAACATAGCAACACCAGAAATCACTTAGAAAGTACCAGTGCATTTTGCTCCATAGCTTTCTCTTCAGAGTTGcttaaaaaagcaagcaagcacataATCTGGGGCACCTGCACAGGGGCACCACTGGAAACCTCCATGGGCAtcatggtgcccatgggcacaaAGATGGAGACCACTGCACTTAGGATGCATTCTTACAATCtgtttacaaaagaaagaaatatacaaGAAACCCAGCTAAAACTTTCCCACTGGTCCGTTACTGGACCACTGTTTACCTTGTACCCAATCCTCTTATTGTTGTTCATCTATGTCAAAGGAACGGTATACAGAAAAATGGTCTATAGATTTGCTAAATACTAGCTCAAGTGtttacttttaataaataaagtagGGAACTACGTGAAGTTTGATGGGTTTCCTACCTAGAGTATGTAAGGCGCAACTTCGAAgacaccccctccctctcccaagtCAGGTAAGAATGTACAAGTCCTGAACTGATACCTGGCTAGATGGAGGCCGGTAACTAGAAGCTGAATCCTTACAAGACAAAGATTCCATGGGTGGGTGGCTTTCAGGTGCAGGAAACAGGCAGACtgggtggggttgcactccccttaaaaaaagcaggTGCATAGTCTAGCGGTGCTTGTAGAACCATCATTGATGGAGACCCAAATGCCCCCCAAAGCCAGCAACCTTTTACAGTACCAACTTTTGACTGTTGCACCAGCTACGGCCACATGCTGGTAAGCTCAAGGATGGATAACTGTAACATGCTCTGTATGCAGCTGCTCCTTAAACTGGTGAAACCACTTTGAAAATCTGAAGGTTACTAGAAGGATGTGTTTCACATGGTGAAACTACAGCTGTGTGTTACTGAAGGGTAGTCATTGTAAACTGAAATGCCTTTGTACTGATAATCATCTCCAAATTACCCTAAGGATATGTCAGTTTTCTCTCCAAAGTTGCACAAGTGGCATCACAATAATGCAATATGTCCATCAACTTTTGTGACATTCTTAGCTATGTTATGCAACATTTACTGGATGAACACAGCAACCCTCAAGCACAAAATTAGTTTTCGGAGATTGACAAATAAGTTACCCTCACCAGAAAGAGGCTACACACAATTCTGCCCATTTTGGAAGTGAGTTATTTGACAAGGCTAATTTCAATATCCCTtctgtgacttctgtttcagtgtatctgaagaagtgtgcatgcacacgaaagctcataccaataacaaacttagctggtctctaaggtgctactggaaggaattccccccccccccgactacggcagaccaacacctgtaactTCAATATCCCTGACACTATACATATTCAGTAGCAATGCAGGTCTAGTTTTGTTTCTTCACCTTAAGCCACTTCCTTCCCTTTCCATAATGCTTCAAATTTGAAAATACATTGTGAAATGTTTCTTATTCGTTATAATGAAACTTTAACAAATTACAATACACAACACAGGGAATCCCCTGTTCCAAAATTTCTTATTCATAATT from Lacerta agilis isolate rLacAgi1 chromosome 1, rLacAgi1.pri, whole genome shotgun sequence includes these protein-coding regions:
- the TALDO1 gene encoding transaldolase codes for the protein MSVSPVKRQKMESALEQLKQHTTVVADTGDFHAIEEYKPLDATTNPSLIFAAAQMPSYQQLVEDAIAYGRKLGGSEDDQVKNACDKLFILFGAEILKRIPGRVSTEVDARLSFDKEGMVKKARHFIDLYKEAGISKDRILIKLSSTWEGIQAAKVLEEQHGIHCNLTLLFSFAQAVACAEAGVTLISPFVGRILDWHVANTDKKTYEPSEDPGVKSVTKIYHYYKKFGYKTIVMGASFRNTGEIKALTGCDFLTISPKLLGELSKDSSKLIPMLSVKDAQASDLEKIHLDEKTFRWLHNEDQMAVEKLSDGIRKFAADAVKLEQMIKERMFNAANGK